The genome window GCGGTTTCCGCTGGAGGCGGGGGTGTCGCCGCGCTTCACCGTGCTGGAGAACGAGGCGGCGCGCGCCCTGTCGCTCGAGGCGCGACAGGCGCTGGCGCGGGCGGCGCACGACGATCCGGACGGGCCGGTGGCCGAGGCCTATTCCCATTTCGCAGTCGAGCTGAACTGGGAGGCGTTCCAGAGCCTGCTGGCCATGATCGAGAGCGAGCGGCTGAAGCTGACCGCCTATATCGACCGTTGGGAAGCGGGGGAGGCCCCGGGGCCGCACGTTCTGGCCCTGGCCGATCCGGACCGGACGCCGGGCGAGATCGAGGCGGAGTTCCTGCGCTTCGTCGATCCGGTGCGCTGGACCGTGACGGCCGATGCGATGGCGACGGGGTCGAAGACGGATCAGGATTGTGCCGCGCGGATGCGGGCGGTGTCGCATCCGGACTGGACCTTCGCCGGGCTGGGGCCCGTGTTTCTGACGGGATCGGGCACGCCACGCGCGTCCATGGGAACCAAGCAGGCGCCGCCGGCCGCCGTGGCCTGGCTGGTGGACATGCAGGCGAAATATACGGCCACGCAAGGGAGCCTGCGGGCCGCGCGGGTGGCGGACGACACGGTCAAGGTGCTGACCCTGGCAGGGGCGCATGCGGCGCTCTACGAGGCGGCGAAGCGGGCGAAGGGCGCGCTTGATTTTTCGGACCTGGTGGACCGCACGCGGGCGCTGCTGACCGAGGCGGGGGCGGCGGCCTGGGTGCTGTTCAAGCTGGACGGCGGAATCGAGCATGTCCTGATCGATGAGGCCCAGGACACGGCGCCGGACCAGTGGGACATCGTCCGTGCCCTGACGGGCGAATTCTTCTCCGGCGACGGCGCGCCCCGGCGGGGATCGGAGCCGAAGATCCCGCGCACCGTCTTCGCGGTGGGCGACCAGAAGCAGTCGATCTATTCCTTCCAGGGGGCGCGGCCCGAACGGCTGCTGGAGGAGGCGCAGTATTTCGAGCGGCTGACGCGCGGGGCCGGGCGGACGTTTCAGGCGGTGCCGCTGGCGACCTCCTTCCGGTCGACGCCGGAGGTGCTGGAGTTCGTCGATGCGGCCTTCTTCGACGTCGAGGCCGCGGTGACGCCGGAGCGGGCGCGGGCCCTGGTCGGGGCAACGGGCGAGATCGCGCGGCATACGGCGATCCGGCAGGGGCAGTCGGGTTGCGTGGACCTGTGGCCCGTCTTCGTCGATCCGCCGAAGGTCGAGCGCGAGGCCTGGACCCAGCCGGTCGATCTGGAAAGCGAGATCAGCGGACGAAAGCGGCTGGCGCGGGCTCTGGCGGCGGACATCAGGCGACAGGTCGAGGCGGGCGTCGGGGTTCATGAGAAGAAGGGCGGGGCCCTGCGACCCTGCCACTATGGTGATTTCCTGGTGCTGGTGCGCCGAAGGGACGCGACGTTCGAGGAGATCATCCGGGCGCTGAAGACCGAGGGCGTCCCCGTGGCCGGTGCGGACCGGCTGAAGCTGTCCAGCCATATCGTGTTCGACGACCTGATCGCGGTGGCGCGGTTCGCCCTGTATCCGGACGACGACCTGAGCCTGGCCGAGGTGCTGCGCAGCCCGTTCTGCGCTGTGCCGGACTTCGGGCCCGCCGACAGTCTCTATGAACTCGCCGGTGCCGATCCGAAGCGCCCTGGCCTGTGGCGCACGCTGTGCGACCGGGCGGGCGAGCATCCGGCCTGGGTGCGGGCAAGGGCCTTTCTGCAATTCGCGATCGAGGCGCGGGACCGCGATCCGTTCGCCTTCTTCGCCGGGGTGCTGAACCGGGTGGACGAGACCGGGCTGTCGGGGCGGGCGCGGGTACTGGCGCGGCTGGGGGCGGAGGCCGCCGAGGCGCTGGACGAGACCCTGGCCCAGGTGCTGTCGGCCGAGGAACGGGGCGGGTCGGACCTGGAGACCTGCGTGTCCCTGCTGGAAGCGGCGGACGTGGAGGTCAAGCGCGAGATGGAGGGCGCGCGGGCCGAGGTCCGGGTCATGACCGTGCACGGGGCCAAGGGACTGGAGGCCCCGATCGTGATCCTGCCGGACACGACGCAGAGGGCCAGGCCGCAGGGGCCCGGTCTGATGCCGGTCGCCCTGCCGGACGGATCGGAGGCCTGGCTGATGTGTCCGGGGCGCCAGGAGGACGACTGCGAGGCCTCATCGCTGGCGCGGGCGGCGCGGGTCCAGCGGACGGACGAGGAGACGCTGCGGCTGCTCTATGTCGCCCTGACGCGGGCGCGCGACCGGATCGTGGTCATGGGGCGGCGCTCCGCCACGCGCGAGCCGGAGGCGCGCAGCTGGTGGGACGTGATCGGCGAGACCTTCGGGCGGTTGGAGGACAGGGGGCGGGTCGAGGCGGTGATCCAGCCGGGCGTGCCCGAGCCGATCCGCCGGTTCGGGGCCCATCCGGTGGCGGTGGAGCGGGGGCCGGGCGAGACTGAGGCGATGGTGACGGTCGTGCCGGACTGGGCGCGGGCGATGCCACCGGTCGATCCCTCGGCCCGCTATGTCTCGCCGTCGCAGGCGAAGGCGGCGAAGCGGGTGTCGGCCCCCTCGCCGCTGGCGGTCGCGGGGGCGGACGGCGGTGCCCCTCTGGGCCGGTTCCGGCGCGGCGACCTGATCCACCGGCTGCTGGAGCGGCTGCCCGAGATCGAGGCAGCGGCGCGGCCGGACGCGGCGCGGCGGATGCTGGCGCGGGAGCGGGACCTGTCGGACGATCAGCGCGACGAGATGATCGCGGCGGCCTTTGCCGTTCTGGAGGACGCGCGGTTCTCGGCCGTGTTCGGAGTGGGATCGCGGGCGGAGGTGGCGCTGACCGGGTCGGCGCCGGGGCTGCCGGCGGGCGTGTCGATCAGTGGCCGGATCGACCGGCTGGTGGTGACGCCCGGGCGGGTCCTGGTCGTCGACTACAAGACCAACCGCCCCGCCCCGGACCGCATCGAGGACGCCGACCCGGCCTATGTGGCCCAGATGGCGGTCTATGTGGCGGTGCTGAAGCGACTGTATCCGGATCGCCCGGTGGAGGCGGCGCTGGTGTGGACCGACGGGCCGAAGCTGATGGCGGTGCCGCAGGGGGCGATGGATGAGGGGCTGGCGGGGTTGCGGTGAGACGCCGGAAGCGGACACGGCCAGCGTCCGCTATGGGTGGAAAGCGGACGCTAGTCGGGTGACCATTCAGCATCCTTGTCGAACCCTCGCAGAGCGAACCTGCCATCCGCATAGTTTATGTCGAACCATGCTTTGCCGGTGCTGAAATAGCATCCGCGATAACCGGCATCATGAAGGTTGTTGAACCCTCTTCTCGATATCTCTCGCCAGTCATCTCTCGTAGGAAGCCGGTCGGATTGCGGTCCCATCTCCGTGCCGACAAAGCTCAGCGTCGCACCCTTCTCAGTGAGAGTGACGACGTCAGTATAAAACTCCATCGGCACGGGCTCCGCCGAGTTTCGGAGATGCACCCCCAAACGCGTGAAGTAGGCCTGGATCTTCGCCGTTTCACCGTTGCACATCCCGGTCGGCTTCCTCCCGTCGAGCACCTCATGCTGCGAAACCGGGGCAGTCGTGGGAGGCTCATTACAAGAACTCATGAAACCGGCTGCGCACGCCCACATCGCAACGCTAATCCAGTTTCGGCTTATGGTGGGGGACGCCATGCTGCATCTTATGCAGACAGCGATCATGTCCGCTATGGGTCGAAAGCGGTCATGCAGGGCAATCCCGGAAGCGGACATCGTTCCTAACGCTCAACGGTGGGATGGGGACGTGCCATTCAGATTCTGAGCGCGAGCCTGATCGAGGATGCTCAAGCCCAATCCCCCGTTCTCTCCTGCCTGAAACACGGCCCATCCATCGCCCAAAAAGCATCCCCGCCAGCCGCCATCGTGGAGGGACGTAGCCAATTGACCTGAAATCAGTCGCCAGTCTGCCGGTGTGACGAGGTTAGTGGCTGATGGTCCAGACATCCGCGATCCATCGGTATCGAAATAGATGAACGTCGCAGCGAATAGCTCTGCAGGAGCCACCGGTTCGCCCGTGGCGAGGTGTCGTTCCAAGTTTGCTCGATAGGTCGGCACGGCTCCACTGGCGAGAGCACGACCACAATACATTAGTTCCGCAGGGGCGTTTTCACCCGCGTTGGATGTGCGATGCGATTGCCCTGAACAGCCCGCTAGAAGAACAGCGATGACAGGCCAAAGCTTCATACTCGAACATCGCTTCGATTGCGGATGTCTGCAATGGGTCGGGAGCGGACATCAGTCAACGGCCTGGAAGCGGACTGCCTCGATGATAAAGGGTCTGCGTTGATTTCCCTCAGAATCGCCCCACATCTCATCCGAACAAGAGACATCGGGCGCGCCTCGGCCGCCCTGAAGGAGATCGCCCCATGGCCACGATGAAGGTCACCGACGACAGCTTCGACGCCGACGTGCTGAAGGCCTCCACGCCTGTGCTGGTGGACTTCTGGGCGGAGTGGTGCGGGCCGTGCAAGCAGATCGGGCCGGCGCTGGAGCAGATTTCCGATGAACTGGCCGGTCAGGTGACGATCGCCAAGATCAACATCGACGACAGCCCCATGACCCCGTCGAAGCTGGGCGTGAAGGGCATTCCGACCCTGATGCTGTTCAAGGACGGCCAGATGACCTCGCTGAAGGTCGGGGCCATGCCCAAGGGCAAGATCCTGGAATGGCTGGCCGAGACGGGGATTTCGGCGAAGTCGTGAGCCCAGTCGTCGGAGTTCAGCCTAAGCCTGTGTTACCGGAAAGACTCAACGTCTGACTTAAATCGCAGCAGGTCTTGACCTTCGGCCACCCCATCGCATCTATGCCATCCATCACCCCTCCGGCTGCCTCGGCGACCGGACGCACGGCGGGCTCCTACGGGGTCCGCCGTTGCATTTTGTGGCGGGCGCATGCGGACCAACGTCTATGTCGATGGGTTCAACCTGTACTACGGCTGCCTGAAAGGCACGCCGCACAAGTGGCTGAACCTTGAAGCCCTGTTCGACCACGCCCTGCCACGGAACCAGATTGAGGCCATCCACTATTTCACGGCACGGGTCGAAGCGCGGCCCAACGACCCCGATGTTGCGGTGCGCCAGGCGACCTATTTGAGGGCGCTAGACACGCTTCCGCGCGTCCATGTGCACTTCGGGACATTCCTGGCCTCGCCCGTGCGCGCGCCGGTTCTGGAGTGTGGCGCAAACGGCAAACCCATCCGTCGGGACGGCAAGCTGGTGGTCAGGCGCAAGCCCGATGGCGCGGTGCTGATGGAATGGGTTCACAAGACGGAAGAGAAGGGTTCTGACGTCAATCTCGCAGCTCGTCTTCTTCGGGACGCCCTCAAAGGCACAGTTCCGGCCGCTGTCGTAGTCTCCAATGACTCCGATCTTCTGACGCCCATCCGCATGGCGCAGTCAGACGGAGGCATTGTGGTCGGGTTGATTCCGCCAAGGCCCCAGGGGAGTGCCGAACTGAAACGCCTGGTTGATTTCAAACGCGATATCCGACCCCACCAGCTCGCTTCATCGCAGTTCCCGAACGTGATCCACGACGCCGTGGGTGCGATCACCAAGCCGGCCGGGTGGTAAGGAATGCCCTTCACCGCGACCGTCCTGACCATGTTCCCCGAGGCCTTTCCCGGGCCGCTCGGCGTGTCGCTGATCGGCACGGCCTGGCGCGAGAAGGGGCTGTGGGCGCTGGAAACGGTGGACATTCGGGACTTTTCCGAAGATAAGCGCGGCTTCCTGGACGACACCCCTGCGGGTGGCGGCCCCGGACAGGTTCTGAAGGCGGACGTGGTGGCTCGCGCACTGGACAGTGTGGAGGGCCCGCCCCGGCCGCTTTTGTACATGAGCGCACGCGGTCGACCCCTGACGCAGGCGCGGGTGAAGGACTGGGCCAGGCATGACGGGATCACCGTCCTGTGCGGCCGGTTCGAGGGGGTGGACCAGCGGGTGCTCGACGCCCGGGGGTTCGAGGAGGTCTCCGTCGGAGACGCGGTCCTGGCCGGTGGCGAGGCGGCGGCGATGGTGGTGATCGAGGCTTGCGTACGACTGATCCCCGGTGTTCTGGGCCAGGCCGAAAGCCTGTCATCCGAGAGCTTCGAGGACGGTCTTCTGGAGCATCCGCAGTATACGCGACCGCGGACGTTCGAGGGGATCGACATACCCGAGGTGCTGCTGTCGGGCGACCATCGCAGGATGGCCGCGTGGCGTCAGGCGCAGCGGGAAGAGACAACGAAGGCGCGACGGCCGGACCTCTGGGCGGCGCATCTTGAGACCAGACCTGCGGAGCCCGTCTCCGCCAAATCACAGCTAAAGGGCAAAAAAGCCCGAGGAGAATAGAGACTATGGCCAACATCCTTCAGACGCTCGAGGCGGAAGAAAAAGCCCGTCTGGTCGCTGTGCGCGCGATCCCGGACTTCCAGCCCGGCGACACGCTTCGCGTCAACGTCAAGATCAAGGAAGGCGAGCGCGAGCGCGTCCAGGCCTTCGAAGGCGTCTGCATCGCCCGCGCCGGTGGCGGCGTGAACGAGAACTTCACCGTGCGCAAAATCTCCTTCGGCGAGGGCGTCGAGCGCGTCTTCCCGATCCTGTCGCCCAACATCGAATCCATCGAAGTGAAGCGTCGCGGCGTCGTCCGGCGCGCCAAGCTGTATTACCTGCGCGATCGTCGCGGCAAGTCGGCCCGGATCGCCGAGCGCCAGACCGTCCGCCCGGCCAAGGGCGCGGTGGTCCCGGTCACCGGCTCGGCCGAGAAGCCGACCGACGAGGCATGATTTCCGGGGCTCCTTGAGCCCCGCTATCTGGAAGGGCCCCGGCGGAAACGCCGGGGCCTTTTTCACGCTGGATCGACGCCGGTGAACTGATCGGGCCGCAGGAAGCGGCGGGTGAAGCGGGCCTCCGCGATCGCGCCATTGAAGTAGTTGACCCGGTTGATCCGCGTGCCGACCGAGGCGCGGCCCGGGCCCTGGGGCGTGAAGGCGACGACGGCCTCGCCCTGGAGTTCGCCGTTGACGAAGGACCGGTAGGTCGTGCCGTCATAGGTCTGGGCGACATGATGCCAGCGGCCGACGGGGTGGCGTCGATCGGGAAACAGCAGGGTCTGGTTGTAGGTCGGGCCCTTGACGAAGGCGTCCAGCGCCCATTCATCGCCATAGACGCGGATCTCGAACAGGAATCGGGTGCCGACGGGGGCCTGGCCGGGGATGACGTCCTCGTCGGCCTGGAGGTGCAGCCAGCGCTGTTCGGTGGCACCGCCGTCGGGACGAAAGACGGCCTCGAACGCGAAGGTCGCGGCCCCGGCCAGCGGATGCTGGCCGATGAACAGGGCGTCGTCGACCCCGTCGAAGTGCAGGGCACCGACCGGCAGGGAGGCCGGACCCGCCACCGGTCGGGGCGCGCCCTCGATCGTCAGCGGCGCGTCGATGCTGGCGAGGTCGCCGAAGCGCCAGACGATCGATTCGGGCCGACCCGAGCCGGGAAAGGTCGCGCAGCCCGCCAGAGGCGTGGCGCCCAGCCCGGCCAGGACGCGGCGTCGATCCAGCGGGTTCACGACGCGGCCTGCAGCGCCTCGATCAGGTCGCCCATGTTGTTGATGAAGGTCTGGGTCGAGATGCCTTCGACCGGGAAGTCGGTGGTGTAGGGCGAGGTGTCCCACAGGTCGCCGACGCGGGTCGTCTGATACTCCCCGCCCGTGACCGCCTCGGGCGAGGGGCCGTTGTAGGGATTGGAGGTCGTGGTCAGCAGGCTGGGCCAGTATCCGCGTGCGTTCAGGGCACCGGCCAGTTCCGCGGCCCGGGTCGGGGCGACGGGGCGGGGACGGCGGCCCTCGGTGCCCATGTCCCAGATGCTGACGTCCTTCAGGGTGAAATACTTCGGCAGGGCGCGGGTGCCGGGCCGGGCTTTCAGCGGCGAGGTCGCGATCACGGCCTCGGGCGTCAGGGCGGCGGCGGCCTCGTACTCGGCGCGCAGGGCCGCGGTGTCGAGGTTCCGGAACGAGCCGTAGTGGACGATCAGATTGTTGGGATTGTCGTCGGCGTAATAGTGGCCGTTGCGAATGTTGGACCCCCGACGGTGGATATAGACCGGGGTGTTGGAGCCTTCGAGGATGAAGGTCGGATGGGTGCGGCCGGGTGCGATCAGGGCCTGGGGCGTCTTCACCTGATCCAGCCAGTCCAGGGCCTCGGGCAAACGGGCCAGGAATTTGCGGTCGCCGGTCAGCCTGTAGAAGCCGATCATGGAGCGGATGTTCGTCGCCGTGGTGTGGGTGGCGAAGGCCTGGGGCTCGATGGTGCGGGCCGGGGCGGGCTTCAGCGTATCGGGGAAATGCTGCAGGCCCCAGGCGGGCTGGGGCAGGGGCTGCTGGGTGGCGACGAAGATGTCCATCCCGCGCTGGATGGCATCGACCAGACGGGGGTCGTTGGAGCCCAGCGCCTGGTGGACATAGAGCAGGAACTCGATGTTCTCGCCCGCCACGTCGTCGTTGAAGGTGATGTAGGGGGTATAGTCGGCATGGCCGTGCAGGCCGCCGTTCTCGACGAACGGAAAGCGCTGGGGCCAGCCACCGTTGGGATACTGGGCATCGAGGACGAACTGGATCGCCTTGTCGAGGGGCGCGCGATACTTGCGCTCGCGCTTTTCCAGATAGATGCGCAGCAGCAGCTGGGAGGCTTCGGCCGTGCCGGCGTCGTCGAAGGTGGCATTGCCGTAGTAGCGCTGGAATTCCTCCAGTCGCCAGGCGTTGCCGCCGATCCTTTCGTACCAGTCCTTCAGGCTCTCCTCGCCCGCCGTATCGATGACGTAGTTCCAGCCGCCGCGCGGATGCTGGCCCGCGATCAGGGCGTCGGCGCAGGCCTTCGCCGCGTCGTAGAACTGCTCGTCGCCCGTGGCGTGATAGGCGTCCAGATAGACGTGGCCGACCGTGGCTGTGCCGGGAGGCTGGACCCAGATCATCGTCGGTTTGGCCTCCAGCTCGCCCCAGCGGCGCGAGAAGTCGGGCAGGACCTGCCAGACATAGCCGCCGCCGACCGCGACCTCGTCCGTCATGAAGGCAGTGGCGCGCTTCATGGTGGCGAGAATGGTGGAGCGGTCCGGGGTCGTCTGCGCGAAAACGGGGCCCGCCGCGGCGAAGGTGGCGAGAGCGGCGCCCGAGGCCAGGACGGCTCGGCGCGACAGGGACGCAGACATGGGTGGACCTCCGGTTTCCTGGGTGGCGGTTCTGGCGACCGCCGGGTCGCAAGATACACCGATGACACCGGTTTCCTAGCGGCAATCCTGCCCCAGGGGAGGGGGCGGATCAGCGCCGGATGTCGAAGCCTTCGGCGGTCATGGCGGCGCGGACCTGTGCCTGGTCAAACAGGTTGAAATCACCCGGGACGGAGTGTTTCAGACCCGCCGCGGCCAGGCCGAACGCCAGGGCCTCGTCGTTGGACCAGCCGCTCCAGACGCCGAACAGGACGCCGGAGGCGAAGGCGTCGCCGCCGCCGACGCGGTCGATGACGCCGGTCAGGGCGATGGGGGCGGCGTGGTGCTCGCCGTCGCGTGTGATCATGACCGCCGACAGGGTCTGGTCCTGGACGCTGTCGTTGACGCGCAGGGTGCAGCAGATGCGCTCCAGCGACGGCCAGGTCTGAAAGGCGGCGCGAGCGGCGGCACGGCGGCGCTCGGCGGGGTCTGCGTCGTCGAAGCTGCGGCCCAGGACGAGGGCGAAGTCGCGGTCGTCGGCGAAGGCGAGGCTGGATCCCGCCAGCATCTGGCCCAGGACACGGGGCGGGTCGCCCGCCCACTCAGCCCATAGCTTGCCCCGGAAGTTGCCGTCGAAGCTGACCTTGACCCCGGCGGCGGTCGCGGCGGCGATGGCGGCCAGGGCGGCGGCCGATCCGGTCGGGCCGGTGGCCGGGGTGACGCCGGACAGGTGCAGCCACGCCACGCCATCGAGCAGCTTCGCCCAGTCCATCGCGCCGTCCACGTGCTGGACGAAGGCCGATCCGGCGCGGTCGTAGAGGACTTCGGACGGGCGGCGGACGGCTCCCGGAGTCAGGAAGTACAACCCCATCCGGCCCGGACGGAACAGCACGCCGGCGGTATCGACCCCGTGCTTTCTGACCTCGTCGCGGGCGGCGTGGCCGAGCGCATTGTCGGGCAGGACGGTGGCGAGGGCGGCGGGGGCCCCGAACCGCGCCAAGGACACCGCGACATTGGCCTCTGCCCCGCCCGGACGCGCGGTCAGGCCG of Brevundimonas subvibrioides contains these proteins:
- a CDS encoding LamG domain-containing protein, which codes for MNPLDRRRVLAGLGATPLAGCATFPGSGRPESIVWRFGDLASIDAPLTIEGAPRPVAGPASLPVGALHFDGVDDALFIGQHPLAGAATFAFEAVFRPDGGATEQRWLHLQADEDVIPGQAPVGTRFLFEIRVYGDEWALDAFVKGPTYNQTLLFPDRRHPVGRWHHVAQTYDGTTYRSFVNGELQGEAVVAFTPQGPGRASVGTRINRVNYFNGAIAEARFTRRFLRPDQFTGVDPA
- a CDS encoding pectate lyase; the protein is MSASLSRRAVLASGAALATFAAAGPVFAQTTPDRSTILATMKRATAFMTDEVAVGGGYVWQVLPDFSRRWGELEAKPTMIWVQPPGTATVGHVYLDAYHATGDEQFYDAAKACADALIAGQHPRGGWNYVIDTAGEESLKDWYERIGGNAWRLEEFQRYYGNATFDDAGTAEASQLLLRIYLEKRERKYRAPLDKAIQFVLDAQYPNGGWPQRFPFVENGGLHGHADYTPYITFNDDVAGENIEFLLYVHQALGSNDPRLVDAIQRGMDIFVATQQPLPQPAWGLQHFPDTLKPAPARTIEPQAFATHTTATNIRSMIGFYRLTGDRKFLARLPEALDWLDQVKTPQALIAPGRTHPTFILEGSNTPVYIHRRGSNIRNGHYYADDNPNNLIVHYGSFRNLDTAALRAEYEAAAALTPEAVIATSPLKARPGTRALPKYFTLKDVSIWDMGTEGRRPRPVAPTRAAELAGALNARGYWPSLLTTTSNPYNGPSPEAVTGGEYQTTRVGDLWDTSPYTTDFPVEGISTQTFINNMGDLIEALQAAS
- a CDS encoding NYN domain-containing protein, translating into MRTNVYVDGFNLYYGCLKGTPHKWLNLEALFDHALPRNQIEAIHYFTARVEARPNDPDVAVRQATYLRALDTLPRVHVHFGTFLASPVRAPVLECGANGKPIRRDGKLVVRRKPDGAVLMEWVHKTEEKGSDVNLAARLLRDALKGTVPAAVVVSNDSDLLTPIRMAQSDGGIVVGLIPPRPQGSAELKRLVDFKRDIRPHQLASSQFPNVIHDAVGAITKPAGW
- the trmD gene encoding tRNA (guanosine(37)-N1)-methyltransferase TrmD — protein: MPFTATVLTMFPEAFPGPLGVSLIGTAWREKGLWALETVDIRDFSEDKRGFLDDTPAGGGPGQVLKADVVARALDSVEGPPRPLLYMSARGRPLTQARVKDWARHDGITVLCGRFEGVDQRVLDARGFEEVSVGDAVLAGGEAAAMVVIEACVRLIPGVLGQAESLSSESFEDGLLEHPQYTRPRTFEGIDIPEVLLSGDHRRMAAWRQAQREETTKARRPDLWAAHLETRPAEPVSAKSQLKGKKARGE
- the addA gene encoding double-strand break repair helicase AddA — protein: MSAPHSDVRANDAQRKAADPDLSVFVTANAGSGKTTTLVDRVARLLLAGVGPGEILCVTYTKAAAAEMQARLFEKLGDWAVADDPVLEGELAKLDGRNPAALSGADLSSARKLFAQALETPGGLKIQTIHAFCEKLLRRFPLEAGVSPRFTVLENEAARALSLEARQALARAAHDDPDGPVAEAYSHFAVELNWEAFQSLLAMIESERLKLTAYIDRWEAGEAPGPHVLALADPDRTPGEIEAEFLRFVDPVRWTVTADAMATGSKTDQDCAARMRAVSHPDWTFAGLGPVFLTGSGTPRASMGTKQAPPAAVAWLVDMQAKYTATQGSLRAARVADDTVKVLTLAGAHAALYEAAKRAKGALDFSDLVDRTRALLTEAGAAAWVLFKLDGGIEHVLIDEAQDTAPDQWDIVRALTGEFFSGDGAPRRGSEPKIPRTVFAVGDQKQSIYSFQGARPERLLEEAQYFERLTRGAGRTFQAVPLATSFRSTPEVLEFVDAAFFDVEAAVTPERARALVGATGEIARHTAIRQGQSGCVDLWPVFVDPPKVEREAWTQPVDLESEISGRKRLARALAADIRRQVEAGVGVHEKKGGALRPCHYGDFLVLVRRRDATFEEIIRALKTEGVPVAGADRLKLSSHIVFDDLIAVARFALYPDDDLSLAEVLRSPFCAVPDFGPADSLYELAGADPKRPGLWRTLCDRAGEHPAWVRARAFLQFAIEARDRDPFAFFAGVLNRVDETGLSGRARVLARLGAEAAEALDETLAQVLSAEERGGSDLETCVSLLEAADVEVKREMEGARAEVRVMTVHGAKGLEAPIVILPDTTQRARPQGPGLMPVALPDGSEAWLMCPGRQEDDCEASSLARAARVQRTDEETLRLLYVALTRARDRIVVMGRRSATREPEARSWWDVIGETFGRLEDRGRVEAVIQPGVPEPIRRFGAHPVAVERGPGETEAMVTVVPDWARAMPPVDPSARYVSPSQAKAAKRVSAPSPLAVAGADGGAPLGRFRRGDLIHRLLERLPEIEAAARPDAARRMLARERDLSDDQRDEMIAAAFAVLEDARFSAVFGVGSRAEVALTGSAPGLPAGVSISGRIDRLVVTPGRVLVVDYKTNRPAPDRIEDADPAYVAQMAVYVAVLKRLYPDRPVEAALVWTDGPKLMAVPQGAMDEGLAGLR
- the rplS gene encoding 50S ribosomal protein L19, whose amino-acid sequence is MANILQTLEAEEKARLVAVRAIPDFQPGDTLRVNVKIKEGERERVQAFEGVCIARAGGGVNENFTVRKISFGEGVERVFPILSPNIESIEVKRRGVVRRAKLYYLRDRRGKSARIAERQTVRPAKGAVVPVTGSAEKPTDEA
- a CDS encoding sugar kinase, which codes for MTQSTSGGRILCFGEMLLRLTPNDGELLLQSPGLTARPGGAEANVAVSLARFGAPAALATVLPDNALGHAARDEVRKHGVDTAGVLFRPGRMGLYFLTPGAVRRPSEVLYDRAGSAFVQHVDGAMDWAKLLDGVAWLHLSGVTPATGPTGSAAALAAIAAATAAGVKVSFDGNFRGKLWAEWAGDPPRVLGQMLAGSSLAFADDRDFALVLGRSFDDADPAERRRAAARAAFQTWPSLERICCTLRVNDSVQDQTLSAVMITRDGEHHAAPIALTGVIDRVGGGDAFASGVLFGVWSGWSNDEALAFGLAAAGLKHSVPGDFNLFDQAQVRAAMTAEGFDIRR
- the trxA gene encoding thioredoxin, with translation MATMKVTDDSFDADVLKASTPVLVDFWAEWCGPCKQIGPALEQISDELAGQVTIAKINIDDSPMTPSKLGVKGIPTLMLFKDGQMTSLKVGAMPKGKILEWLAETGISAKS